A single Curtobacterium sp. MCJR17_020 DNA region contains:
- a CDS encoding DNA topoisomerase (ATP-hydrolyzing), translated as MARTDAVGLPDGERIEDVDVSEEMQGSFLEYAYSVIYSRALPDARDGLKPVQRRILYQMAEMGLRPDRGHVKSARVTGEVMGKLHPHGDGAIYDALVRMAQPFTMRVPLIDGHGNFGSLDDGPAAARYTEARLAEPSMAMTEGLGEDVVDFVPNYDNQIMQPGVLPAAFPNLLVNGASGIAVGMATNMAPHNLGEVVEAAKHLLMNPQATLEELMEFVPGPDLPSGGTIVGLSGVRDAYATGRGTFRTRSKVSVENLTPRKVGLVVTELPYLVGPERVIEKIKDGVQSKKLVGISDVNDLTDRNHGLRLVIGIKSGFNPTAVLEQLYKHTPLEDGFGINNVALVGGSPRTLGLRELLDVYVQHRLSVVTRRSEYRLARRRERLHLVEGLLIAILDIDEVIQVIRTSDDSEAARSRLRDVFDLSEVQAEYILELRLRRLTKFSRMELESERDQLLADIAALEELLASDERLRAQVALELTEVSDRFATPRRTLLTEADAPVKGGRKAAVDPESLQVADSPCRVLLSTTGRLIRVDIPTSELSIVRVPKRSKHDAVRSAVVSTVRGQVGALTSTGRVLRLSPVDVPAVPPAAVRLDAGVRVTDFLVLTKGETVVALVDLSGASSDSLAIGTAQGVVKRVVPGTWPDKPEFIAIGLKPGDAVVGAAQAPESDDLVFISSNAQLLRFPASGVRAQGLPAGGVAGMALASGSSVIWFGSVARSDDAVVATVSTTSTALPGTDSGRAKVSALSEFPAKGRATQGVRAHAFLKGEDGLTVGWAGIAPPHAVGTDGAARTLPDWLSKRDGSGAPLEAVIGSIGGSAAALDGTAGDA; from the coding sequence ATGGCACGCACGGACGCAGTCGGCCTGCCCGACGGTGAGCGCATCGAGGACGTCGACGTCTCCGAGGAGATGCAGGGCTCCTTCCTCGAGTACGCGTACTCCGTCATCTACTCGCGGGCGCTGCCCGATGCGCGCGACGGCCTGAAGCCCGTCCAGCGGCGCATCCTGTACCAGATGGCCGAGATGGGCCTGCGGCCCGACCGCGGGCACGTCAAGAGCGCCCGCGTCACCGGCGAGGTGATGGGCAAGCTGCACCCGCACGGCGACGGCGCGATCTACGACGCCCTGGTGCGGATGGCGCAGCCGTTCACGATGCGCGTGCCGCTGATCGACGGCCACGGCAACTTCGGGTCGCTCGACGACGGTCCCGCTGCAGCCCGGTACACCGAGGCACGCCTGGCCGAACCGTCGATGGCCATGACCGAGGGCCTCGGCGAGGACGTCGTCGACTTCGTCCCGAACTACGACAACCAGATCATGCAGCCCGGCGTGCTGCCGGCGGCGTTCCCGAACCTGCTCGTCAACGGCGCGTCCGGCATCGCGGTCGGCATGGCGACGAACATGGCGCCGCACAACCTGGGCGAGGTGGTCGAGGCCGCGAAGCACCTGCTGATGAACCCGCAGGCCACCCTCGAAGAGCTGATGGAGTTCGTGCCGGGGCCGGACCTGCCCTCCGGCGGCACCATCGTCGGGCTCTCCGGGGTCCGCGACGCCTACGCCACCGGGCGCGGCACGTTCCGTACGCGCTCGAAGGTGAGCGTCGAGAACCTCACCCCGCGCAAGGTCGGACTCGTCGTCACCGAGCTGCCGTACCTGGTCGGTCCCGAGCGCGTCATCGAGAAGATCAAGGACGGCGTCCAGTCCAAGAAGCTCGTCGGCATCTCGGACGTCAACGACCTGACCGACCGCAACCACGGGCTCCGGCTCGTCATCGGCATCAAGAGCGGCTTCAACCCCACGGCGGTGCTCGAGCAGCTGTACAAGCACACCCCGCTCGAGGACGGCTTCGGCATCAACAACGTCGCACTCGTCGGCGGGTCGCCCCGCACCCTCGGGCTGCGCGAGCTGCTCGACGTCTACGTGCAGCACCGCCTCTCGGTCGTCACCCGGCGGTCGGAGTACCGGCTCGCGCGTCGCCGCGAGCGGCTGCACCTGGTCGAGGGACTGCTCATCGCGATCCTCGACATCGACGAGGTCATCCAGGTCATCCGCACCTCGGACGACTCCGAGGCCGCACGGAGCCGGCTCCGTGACGTCTTCGACCTGTCCGAGGTGCAGGCCGAGTACATCCTCGAGCTGCGGCTCCGACGCCTGACGAAGTTCTCGCGCATGGAGCTCGAGTCCGAGCGCGACCAGCTGCTCGCCGACATCGCCGCCCTCGAAGAACTGCTGGCGTCCGACGAACGGCTGCGTGCCCAGGTCGCGCTCGAGCTCACCGAGGTGTCCGACAGATTCGCCACCCCGCGCCGCACGCTGCTCACCGAGGCCGACGCTCCCGTCAAGGGCGGTCGCAAGGCCGCGGTCGACCCGGAGTCCCTCCAGGTCGCCGACTCGCCGTGCCGCGTGCTCCTCTCGACCACCGGACGGCTCATCCGCGTCGACATCCCGACGTCGGAGCTCAGCATCGTCCGCGTGCCGAAGCGCTCCAAGCACGACGCCGTCCGGTCCGCCGTGGTGAGCACCGTCCGGGGCCAGGTCGGCGCGCTGACCTCGACCGGGCGGGTCCTGCGGCTCTCCCCCGTCGACGTGCCGGCGGTGCCGCCCGCCGCGGTCCGCCTCGACGCCGGGGTGCGGGTCACCGACTTCCTGGTGCTCACCAAGGGCGAGACGGTCGTTGCACTCGTCGACCTGTCCGGCGCCTCGTCGGACTCCCTCGCCATCGGGACCGCGCAGGGTGTCGTGAAGCGCGTCGTCCCCGGAACCTGGCCCGACAAGCCCGAGTTCATCGCCATCGGCCTGAAGCCCGGCGACGCGGTGGTCGGTGCCGCCCAGGCACCCGAGTCCGACGACCTGGTGTTCATCAGCTCGAACGCCCAGCTGCTGCGCTTCCCCGCGTCCGGCGTCCGTGCTCAGGGGTTGCCGGCCGGCGGTGTCGCGGGCATGGCGCTGGCGTCCGGTTCCTCGGTGATCTGGTTCGGGTCCGTCGCCCGTTCCGACGACGCCGTGGTCGCCACGGTGTCCACGACCTCGACGGCACTGCCCGGCACGGACTCCGGTCGCGCCAAGGTCTCCGCGCTGTCCGAGTTCCCCGCCAAGGGCCGGGCGACCCAGGGTGTCCGGGCGCACGCGTTCCTGAAGGGCGAGGACGGGCTCACCGTGGGCTGGGCGGGCATCGCTCCCCCGCACGCGGTCGGCACGGACGGCGCGGCGCGGACCCTGCCCGACTGGCTGTCGAAGCGTGACGGGTCGGGTGCGCCGCTCGAGGCCGTCATCGGCTCGATCGGCGGGAGCGCCGCGGCGCTCGACGGGACCGCTGGCGACGCGTAG
- a CDS encoding nucleotide pyrophosphatase/phosphodiesterase family protein, giving the protein MGTSVPTAPDAAANLADVFPSCLVALGAADGAWSRDHGLEARIALRPARSAIVVLVDGLGSAALSARAGHARWLTAAKGSGTAKKLRSGFPTTTAAALSTLTTGRSPGTHGIVGYSGWNPDTGAVMNLLGGWDTEVPADWFLTETLFTRAAELGVDPVVVGPDRYRASGMTANVLGGARYVSADTIPERIDAALAETATGRSLVYLYVPELDSIGHKSGWQSDRWTATLELLDGELARLDAGGAPDVGVLVTADHGVLDVPDHANIAIDPLLLTDVVGVAGDPRCRQLTVAPGTDVRGLVGAFRARYGKKAYVASRDEAIAAGWFGAVSPQVVPRIGDVIVVARGSWAFNDDRALRDGEVPKRMIGQHGAMTDEETFVPLRLAGAFAQ; this is encoded by the coding sequence ATGGGAACCAGCGTACCGACGGCCCCCGACGCCGCCGCCAACCTCGCCGACGTCTTCCCGAGTTGCCTCGTCGCACTCGGGGCTGCGGACGGCGCGTGGTCGCGTGACCACGGCCTGGAGGCCCGGATCGCCCTCCGTCCCGCCCGTTCCGCGATCGTCGTCCTGGTCGACGGCCTCGGGAGCGCCGCGCTGTCGGCTCGCGCCGGGCACGCCCGCTGGCTGACGGCCGCGAAGGGGTCCGGCACCGCGAAGAAACTGCGCAGCGGGTTCCCGACCACGACGGCCGCGGCACTGAGCACCCTGACCACCGGACGGTCGCCCGGCACGCACGGCATCGTCGGCTACAGCGGCTGGAACCCGGACACCGGCGCCGTGATGAACCTGCTCGGCGGGTGGGACACCGAGGTCCCCGCGGACTGGTTCCTCACCGAGACGCTCTTCACCCGCGCCGCGGAGCTCGGCGTCGACCCCGTCGTCGTCGGCCCCGACCGGTACCGGGCGTCGGGCATGACCGCGAACGTCCTCGGCGGCGCACGGTACGTGTCGGCGGACACGATCCCGGAGCGCATCGACGCCGCCCTGGCCGAGACCGCAACCGGGCGGTCGCTCGTGTACCTGTACGTGCCGGAGCTCGACTCGATCGGCCACAAGTCCGGGTGGCAGTCCGACCGGTGGACGGCCACGCTCGAGCTGCTCGACGGTGAACTCGCCCGCCTCGACGCCGGCGGTGCGCCGGACGTCGGCGTCCTGGTCACCGCGGACCACGGTGTGCTCGACGTGCCCGACCACGCGAACATCGCCATCGACCCGCTCCTGTTGACGGACGTCGTCGGGGTGGCGGGCGATCCGCGGTGTCGTCAGCTCACGGTGGCGCCGGGCACCGACGTCCGCGGGCTCGTCGGGGCGTTCCGGGCGCGCTACGGCAAGAAGGCGTACGTCGCGAGCCGCGACGAGGCGATCGCCGCCGGGTGGTTCGGTGCGGTCTCGCCGCAGGTGGTCCCGCGCATCGGCGACGTCATCGTCGTGGCACGCGGGTCGTGGGCGTTCAACGACGACCGCGCGCTGCGCGACGGCGAGGTCCCGAAGCGCATGATCGGCCAGCACGGCGCGATGACCGACGAGGAGACGTTCGTCCCGCTGCGGCTCGCCGGCGCGTTCGCGCAGTAG
- the sepH gene encoding septation protein SepH, giving the protein MRVIGVEAGALLLATDGGTEFRLPVTSSLPGQVRQANPDAGPQKRVSPKDVQARIRGGADAVDVAAALDVDVEYVRRFEGPVLAERAFVLDASHRVPVTPVDDEAPDTFGAAITAKLEAGEATAISWGSWKHPESGWQVRVRYTAAEVEHDAQWRFDPKTSTLVPDNGDAHRLSHTDDEGIAPRLRAVEYEQQDDDGTRFDSGAFRVEEEDEAVTNPDVPDRAPLRAPLPRIGQAAVEERAPGNETADLLEALRRRRGEREAASFGEQRDEPARGTSISVVDIPLQGFEDEPEGDTVPPSADARPASAPEAEGRAERKKRNRRSMPSWDEIVFGTRPEDPA; this is encoded by the coding sequence GTGAGAGTCATCGGAGTCGAGGCAGGCGCACTCCTCCTGGCGACCGACGGCGGTACCGAGTTCCGGTTGCCCGTCACGTCCTCGCTGCCGGGGCAGGTCCGTCAGGCCAACCCCGACGCCGGTCCGCAGAAGCGGGTCTCCCCCAAGGACGTCCAGGCACGCATCCGTGGCGGTGCCGACGCCGTCGACGTCGCGGCCGCGCTCGACGTCGACGTCGAGTACGTCCGACGCTTCGAGGGCCCGGTGCTCGCCGAGCGCGCGTTCGTCCTCGACGCCTCGCACCGCGTCCCGGTGACCCCGGTCGACGACGAGGCCCCCGACACCTTCGGCGCGGCGATCACCGCGAAGCTCGAGGCCGGCGAAGCCACCGCGATCAGCTGGGGCTCGTGGAAGCACCCGGAGAGCGGTTGGCAGGTCCGGGTCCGCTACACCGCGGCCGAGGTCGAGCACGACGCCCAGTGGCGCTTCGACCCGAAGACGTCGACGCTCGTGCCGGACAACGGCGACGCGCACCGGCTCTCGCACACCGACGACGAGGGCATCGCGCCCCGCCTGCGCGCCGTGGAGTACGAGCAGCAGGACGACGACGGCACCCGCTTCGACTCCGGCGCCTTCCGCGTCGAGGAAGAGGACGAGGCCGTCACGAACCCCGACGTCCCCGACCGCGCCCCGCTCCGTGCACCGCTGCCCCGCATCGGTCAGGCGGCCGTCGAGGAGCGCGCACCCGGCAACGAGACCGCCGACCTGCTCGAGGCGCTGCGCCGCCGCCGCGGGGAGCGCGAGGCCGCATCGTTCGGCGAGCAGCGTGACGAGCCGGCCCGCGGCACCTCGATCAGCGTCGTCGACATCCCGCTGCAGGGGTTCGAGGACGAGCCCGAGGGCGACACCGTGCCGCCGTCCGCCGACGCCCGTCCGGCGTCAGCGCCCGAAGCAGAGGGCCGTGCGGAGCGCAAGAAGCGCAACCGCCGGTCGATGCCGAGCTGGGACGAGATCGTCTTCGGCACCCGCCCGGAGGACCCGGCTTGA
- a CDS encoding DUF4193 domain-containing protein, with product MATDYDAPRKTDDNSDSESIEALKERVPDKMSGVVDDDSDNPGSFELAGQDLSDVDLDVVVLPPQVDEFTCVECFLVKHRSQLDHESKLGPVCAECAAL from the coding sequence ATGGCCACCGATTACGACGCCCCCCGGAAGACCGATGACAACTCCGATTCGGAGTCGATCGAGGCCCTCAAGGAGCGCGTTCCCGACAAGATGTCGGGGGTCGTCGACGATGATTCGGACAACCCCGGCAGCTTCGAACTCGCCGGGCAGGACCTGAGCGACGTCGACCTCGACGTCGTGGTGCTGCCCCCGCAGGTCGATGAGTTCACCTGCGTCGAGTGCTTCCTCGTGAAGCACCGCTCCCAGCTCGACCACGAGTCGAAGCTCGGGCCGGTCTGCGCGGAATGCGCAGCGCTGTAG
- a CDS encoding DUF3093 domain-containing protein, translating into MTLYRERLWAPPALYLATALVIPATLLVFLPISVLAGVLVAIGMELGVLVLLWALAPTIEVTDSEFRAGKAHLPRALVGSVEAFEGAEATTQRGPKLDARAWTLFRGYVRGVVKVEVRDDADPTPYWLVSVRQPTKVVEALRS; encoded by the coding sequence GTGACCCTGTACCGCGAACGACTCTGGGCCCCGCCCGCCCTGTACCTGGCGACGGCGCTCGTCATCCCCGCCACCCTGCTCGTGTTCCTGCCCATCAGCGTGCTCGCCGGTGTGCTCGTGGCGATCGGCATGGAGCTCGGCGTCCTCGTGCTCCTGTGGGCACTCGCACCCACCATCGAGGTCACGGACAGCGAGTTCCGCGCCGGCAAGGCGCACCTCCCCCGCGCACTCGTCGGCAGCGTCGAGGCGTTCGAGGGCGCCGAGGCGACCACGCAGCGCGGCCCGAAGCTCGACGCACGAGCGTGGACGCTCTTCCGCGGCTACGTGCGCGGGGTCGTCAAGGTCGAGGTCCGCGACGACGCCGACCCGACGCCCTACTGGCTGGTCAGCGTCCGGCAGCCCACCAAGGTGGTCGAGGCGCTCCGGTCCTGA
- the dut gene encoding dUTP diphosphatase translates to MTEPVDVLWTGENRPGHAHPGDAGADLVSTEAFVLQPGERHLAATGLRIALPEGYAAFVVPRSGLAAKHGITIVNSPGTVDSGYRGEIKVSLLNTDRSEPYEVHVGDRIAQLIVMPVPRVTYTHVEELPDSVRGQGGFGSSGYGDRSGAVTGAADDVQEGTRA, encoded by the coding sequence GTGACCGAACCAGTCGACGTCCTCTGGACCGGGGAGAACCGCCCCGGACACGCCCACCCCGGCGACGCCGGTGCCGACCTCGTCTCGACCGAGGCCTTCGTGCTGCAGCCGGGCGAGCGCCACCTGGCCGCGACCGGACTGCGGATCGCGCTCCCCGAGGGGTACGCCGCGTTCGTGGTCCCGCGCAGCGGGCTCGCCGCCAAGCACGGCATCACCATCGTCAACAGCCCGGGCACGGTCGACTCCGGGTACCGCGGGGAGATCAAGGTCTCGCTGCTCAACACCGACCGGTCCGAGCCGTACGAGGTGCACGTGGGTGACCGCATCGCACAGCTGATCGTCATGCCCGTGCCGCGGGTGACCTACACGCACGTCGAGGAACTCCCCGACAGCGTCCGGGGCCAGGGTGGCTTCGGCTCGTCCGGCTACGGTGACCGGAGCGGTGCCGTGACCGGCGCCGCCGATGATGTTCAGGAAGGAACGCGCGCATGA
- a CDS encoding DUF3710 domain-containing protein, whose translation MKFGRRKRDEGEVAEVEVAEAVADEVEIADTTPEVDIATDADADLDEVDGVAPTDKSAPEDRAENGPHDETEANLVRPYVDLGGVKVLPREGLHLRLEVEEGSQRVVAVGLDYDDSTLQVQPFAAPRSTGLWHEIRAQIAEQIERQGGVVTEVDGPFGPELRASVPVAVDGDGGTAGVRPARFVGVDGPRWFLRGVIAGKAAEQPDDASEIEELFRTVVVVRGTTPMPPRDLIPLHMPKSTQTAI comes from the coding sequence ATGAAGTTCGGTCGACGCAAGCGTGACGAGGGCGAGGTGGCCGAGGTCGAGGTGGCCGAGGCCGTCGCCGACGAGGTCGAGATCGCGGACACGACCCCCGAGGTCGACATCGCGACGGACGCCGACGCGGACCTCGACGAGGTCGACGGGGTCGCCCCGACGGACAAGTCCGCACCCGAGGACCGTGCCGAGAACGGCCCGCACGACGAGACCGAGGCGAACCTGGTCCGTCCGTACGTCGACCTGGGCGGCGTCAAGGTCCTGCCGCGCGAGGGCCTGCACCTGCGCCTCGAGGTCGAGGAGGGCTCACAGCGCGTCGTCGCGGTCGGGCTCGACTACGACGACTCGACGCTGCAGGTCCAGCCGTTCGCCGCACCCCGCTCGACAGGTCTGTGGCACGAGATCCGCGCACAGATCGCCGAGCAGATCGAGCGCCAGGGCGGTGTCGTGACCGAGGTCGACGGCCCGTTCGGCCCCGAGCTCCGTGCGTCCGTGCCCGTCGCGGTCGACGGGGACGGCGGCACCGCCGGCGTCCGGCCGGCCCGCTTCGTCGGCGTCGACGGCCCGCGCTGGTTCCTGCGCGGCGTGATCGCCGGCAAGGCCGCCGAGCAGCCCGACGACGCGAGCGAGATCGAGGAGCTGTTCCGCACCGTCGTCGTCGTGCGCGGCACGACGCCGATGCCGCCGCGCGACCTCATCCCGCTGCACATGCCGAAGTCGACGCAGACCGCGATCTGA
- a CDS encoding DUF3159 domain-containing protein, protein MPEHDDTHRPETAGSEAVPASAGSPDAASAAPSFSSQFRDAVQNAGIARVAPGEAPSGRALLGAVGGIRGLAESVLPGFAFLVVYAITKELVPSVVIPVVVGLVFVVLRLVQRQSLTMSFAGILGVAVSAGLALITGRAESNFIPGIIINSVWLVGLLVSLAVRWPLIGLVVGFLLPANEDGSHVDWRADPVKRRVLTVATWIWVGLFALRLAVEVPLYLTAQVELLAGLKLILGVPLYAAVLWVTWLLVRTVFVRRDDAATV, encoded by the coding sequence GTGCCGGAACACGACGACACCCACCGACCCGAGACGGCCGGGTCCGAAGCCGTGCCCGCGTCCGCTGGGAGCCCTGACGCTGCGTCGGCTGCGCCGTCGTTCTCATCGCAGTTCCGCGACGCGGTGCAGAACGCGGGCATCGCCCGCGTCGCCCCTGGCGAGGCGCCCTCCGGGCGCGCCCTGCTCGGAGCGGTCGGCGGGATCCGCGGGCTCGCCGAGTCGGTGCTGCCCGGGTTCGCGTTCCTCGTCGTCTACGCGATCACGAAGGAGCTCGTGCCGAGCGTCGTGATCCCCGTCGTCGTCGGCCTGGTGTTCGTCGTGCTCCGCCTGGTGCAGCGACAGTCGCTGACGATGTCCTTCGCGGGCATCCTCGGCGTCGCGGTGTCGGCCGGCCTCGCGCTCATCACCGGACGCGCCGAGAGCAACTTCATCCCGGGCATCATCATCAACTCGGTGTGGTTGGTCGGGCTCCTGGTGTCGCTGGCCGTCCGCTGGCCGCTCATCGGTCTGGTCGTCGGGTTCCTCCTGCCGGCGAACGAGGACGGCTCGCACGTCGACTGGCGCGCCGACCCGGTCAAGCGCCGCGTGCTGACGGTCGCCACCTGGATCTGGGTCGGGCTCTTCGCACTCCGCCTGGCCGTCGAGGTGCCGCTCTACCTCACCGCGCAGGTCGAGCTGCTCGCCGGCCTCAAGCTCATCCTCGGTGTCCCGCTCTACGCCGCCGTGCTCTGGGTCACGTGGCTGCTGGTGCGCACCGTGTTCGTGCGGAGGGACGACGCCGCCACGGTGTAG
- the acnA gene encoding aconitate hydratase AcnA, translating to MAAVNSFGSKDTLSVGGVDYAIHRIDTVPGHEKLPYSLKVLLENLLRTEDGKNVTEAQIRALGSWRPDADPDTEIQFSPARVVMQDFTGVPCIVDLATMREAMADIGGDPNKINPLSPAEMVIDHSVIADLFGSTDALQRNTDLEYERNGERYQFLRWGQTAFEDFKVVPPGTGIVHQVNIEYLAKVTYTRDFDGETYAYPDTLVGTDSHTTMVNGLGVLGWGVGGIEAEAAMLGQPVSMLIPKVVGFKLSGEIPAGVTATDVVLTITQELRKHGVVGKFVEFYGEGVSAVPLANRATIGNMSPEFGSTAAIFPVDDVTLDYLRLTGRDEAQIALVEAYSKAQGLWHDASVEPAYSEYMELDLSTVVPSISGPKRPQDRIELSKAKDQFEVDLNNYTTPSEQTDLDDAVEETFPASDPIAAGSTNEDTNLHEHVYVSSAPSTASAPTKVAMDGADPFTIDHGAVAIAAITSCTNTSNPSVMMAAGILARNAAAKGLTSKPWVKTTLAPGSKVVTDYYEKAGLTTYLEQLGFYTVGYGCTTCIGNSGPLPEEISQAVQDNDLAVTAVLSGNRNFEGRINPDVKMNYLASPPLVIAYALAGSMHFDFDKDALGKDQDGNDVYLQDIWPDAAEVQQVIDESIDTEMFTHEYGSVFEGDDRWKNLPTPTGDTFEWDQESTYVRKPPYFEGMTMQPDAVSDISGARVLAKLGDSVTTDHISPAGSIKADSPAGKYLAEHDVDRKDFNSYGSRRGNHEVMIRGTFANIRLRNQLLDGVEGGYTRDFTTADGEQSFIYDASQHYQEQGIPLVIFGGKEYGSGSSRDWAAKGTNLLGVRAVITESFERIHRSNLIGMGVVPLQFPAGESVESLGLDGTEVVSISGLTELNEGRTPKTVHVTATPSEHSPAGKQPVEFDAVVRIDTPGEADYYRNGGILQYVLRSLV from the coding sequence GTGGCTGCAGTCAATAGCTTCGGCTCGAAGGACACACTGTCGGTTGGGGGTGTCGACTACGCGATCCACCGGATCGACACGGTGCCCGGGCACGAGAAGCTCCCGTACAGCCTGAAGGTGCTGCTCGAGAACCTCCTCCGCACCGAGGACGGCAAGAACGTCACCGAGGCGCAGATCCGCGCGCTCGGCTCCTGGCGCCCCGACGCCGACCCGGACACCGAGATCCAGTTCTCGCCGGCGCGCGTCGTCATGCAGGACTTCACGGGGGTGCCGTGCATCGTCGACCTCGCCACCATGCGCGAGGCGATGGCGGACATCGGCGGCGACCCGAACAAGATCAACCCACTGTCCCCGGCCGAGATGGTCATCGACCACTCGGTCATCGCCGACCTCTTCGGCAGCACGGACGCACTCCAGCGCAACACCGACCTCGAGTACGAGCGGAACGGGGAGCGCTACCAGTTCCTCCGCTGGGGCCAGACCGCGTTCGAGGACTTCAAGGTCGTCCCGCCGGGCACCGGCATCGTGCACCAGGTCAACATCGAGTACCTGGCGAAGGTCACCTACACGCGTGACTTCGACGGCGAGACCTACGCCTACCCGGACACCCTCGTCGGCACCGACTCGCACACCACGATGGTGAACGGGCTCGGCGTGCTCGGCTGGGGCGTGGGCGGCATCGAGGCCGAGGCAGCGATGCTCGGCCAGCCGGTGTCGATGCTCATCCCGAAGGTCGTCGGTTTCAAGCTCTCCGGTGAGATCCCGGCCGGCGTGACGGCGACCGACGTGGTGCTCACCATCACGCAGGAGCTCCGCAAGCACGGTGTCGTCGGCAAGTTCGTCGAGTTCTACGGCGAGGGCGTCAGCGCCGTCCCGCTCGCGAACCGCGCCACCATCGGCAACATGTCGCCCGAGTTCGGTTCGACCGCGGCGATCTTCCCGGTCGACGACGTCACGCTCGACTACCTGCGCCTGACCGGTCGCGACGAGGCGCAGATCGCCCTGGTCGAGGCGTACTCCAAGGCCCAGGGCCTGTGGCACGACGCCTCGGTCGAGCCGGCGTACTCCGAGTACATGGAGCTCGACCTCTCCACCGTCGTGCCGTCGATCTCCGGGCCGAAGCGTCCGCAGGACCGCATCGAACTGTCCAAGGCGAAGGACCAGTTCGAGGTCGACCTGAACAACTACACGACCCCGAGCGAGCAGACCGACCTCGACGACGCGGTGGAGGAGACCTTCCCGGCCTCCGACCCGATCGCCGCGGGCTCGACCAACGAGGACACCAACCTGCACGAGCACGTCTACGTGTCGAGCGCCCCGTCGACGGCCTCGGCCCCGACGAAGGTCGCGATGGACGGGGCCGACCCGTTCACGATCGACCACGGCGCCGTCGCGATCGCCGCGATCACCTCGTGCACGAACACGTCGAACCCGTCCGTCATGATGGCGGCCGGCATCCTCGCGCGGAACGCCGCCGCCAAGGGCCTGACCTCGAAGCCGTGGGTCAAGACGACGCTCGCCCCCGGGTCCAAGGTCGTCACCGACTACTACGAGAAGGCCGGTCTCACCACCTACCTCGAGCAGCTCGGCTTCTACACGGTCGGCTACGGCTGCACCACCTGCATCGGCAACTCGGGCCCGCTGCCCGAGGAGATCTCGCAGGCCGTGCAGGACAACGACCTCGCCGTCACCGCGGTGCTCTCGGGCAACCGCAACTTCGAGGGGCGCATCAACCCCGACGTCAAGATGAACTACCTGGCGTCCCCGCCCCTGGTCATCGCGTACGCCCTCGCCGGGTCGATGCACTTCGACTTCGACAAGGACGCCCTCGGCAAGGACCAGGACGGCAACGACGTCTACCTGCAGGACATCTGGCCCGACGCGGCCGAGGTGCAGCAGGTCATCGACGAGTCGATCGACACCGAGATGTTCACCCACGAGTACGGCTCCGTGTTCGAGGGCGACGACCGCTGGAAGAACCTGCCGACCCCCACGGGCGACACCTTCGAGTGGGACCAGGAGTCGACCTACGTGCGGAAGCCCCCGTACTTCGAGGGCATGACCATGCAGCCCGACGCGGTGTCGGACATCTCCGGCGCCCGCGTGCTGGCGAAGCTCGGTGACTCGGTCACGACCGACCACATCTCGCCCGCCGGCTCGATCAAGGCGGACAGCCCGGCCGGCAAGTACCTGGCCGAGCACGACGTGGACCGCAAGGACTTCAACTCCTACGGCTCGCGTCGCGGCAACCACGAGGTGATGATCCGCGGCACGTTCGCGAACATCCGCCTGCGCAACCAGCTGCTCGACGGCGTGGAGGGCGGCTACACCCGTGACTTCACGACCGCCGACGGCGAGCAGTCGTTCATCTACGACGCCTCGCAGCACTACCAGGAGCAGGGCATCCCGCTCGTCATCTTCGGTGGCAAGGAGTACGGCTCGGGCTCGTCGCGCGACTGGGCGGCCAAGGGCACGAACCTGCTCGGCGTCCGCGCCGTCATCACCGAGAGCTTCGAGCGGATCCACCGCTCGAACCTCATCGGCATGGGCGTCGTCCCGCTGCAGTTCCCGGCGGGCGAGTCGGTCGAGTCCCTCGGGCTCGACGGCACCGAGGTCGTCTCGATCTCGGGGCTGACCGAGCTGAACGAGGGGCGCACCCCGAAGACCGTGCACGTCACCGCGACGCCGAGCGAGCACTCGCCCGCCGGCAAGCAGCCGGTCGAGTTCGACGCGGTCGTCCGCATCGACACCCCGGGCGAGGCCGACTACTACCGCAACGGCGGCATCCTGCAGTACGTGCTCCGGTCGCTCGTCTGA